One window of the Perca flavescens isolate YP-PL-M2 chromosome 16, PFLA_1.0, whole genome shotgun sequence genome contains the following:
- the nxnl2 gene encoding nucleoredoxin-like protein 2 has translation MVEVFTGRTLLNKDGDLVDPEEALRNKVVGIYFSAGWCPPCRDFTPILCDFYTELVEESDPPAQFEIVFVSSDKSMDDMVEYYHDMHGDWLALPWTDDYKHELKQRYKITAVPKLVIVKENGDMITDKGRKQIRDRGLACFRSWLEAAEVFQNFKG, from the exons ATGGTAGAGGTGTTTACCGGCAGGACACTCCTGAATAAAGACGGGGATTTAGTCGATCCTGAAGAGGCGTTGAGGAATAAAGTGGTGGGGATCTACTTTTCTGCAGGATGGTGTCCCCCATGTCGAGACTTCACACCCATCCTGTGTGATTTCTACACGGAACTGGTTGAAGAGAGCGACCCTCCGGCTCAGTTTGAAATAGTTTTTGTCTCCTCAGACAAGTCGATGGATGACATGGTTGAATATTATCATGATATGCACGGAGACTGGCTAGCTCTGCCCTGGACGGATGATTACAAGCA tGAGTTGAAGCAGCGCTACAAGATCACAGCGGTCCCTAAACTGGTGATTGTGAAGGAGAACGGCGACATGATCACAGACAAGGGCAGGAAACAGATCAGAGACCGAGGCCTGGCCTGCTTCAGGTCCTGGCTAGAAGCTGCAGAGGTCTTCCAGAACTTTAAGGGTTAG